The Vigna angularis cultivar LongXiaoDou No.4 chromosome 6, ASM1680809v1, whole genome shotgun sequence genome contains the following window.
CACTTTTTTTGTAATgtcattaaaattaatgttaaataaCAGGGTGGTCGAATCAACTTCGATGCACAGATTGACAATTTTGCAAACACCAGGGAAGAAATCATCTCTTTAATTGGTGCCCCTGAGGCTCTGAATTTGTTTAAGAAGGCCCTCTTTACGGTAGCACTAGGCTCAAATGATTTCTTGGATAACTATCTGACACCCTTATTCTCAATTCCGGAGAGATTACTGGTATCGCCAGAATCATTTGTGGCCACATTGATATCAAGACTCAGACTACAACTCACTGTAATTTTGCTAAAAAAGAAAGCTTTGTTTcaatcatgtttttattttgttagttgATCACATGCAATTGCAATTTTGCAGCGACTTTTCAGTCTAGGGGCTAGAAAAATTGTTGTGGCAAATGTAGGGCCTATTGGGTGTATACCATATATAAGGGATGTAAATTTAAACCTctatgatgaagatgaatgtgTCACTTTCCCAAATGAGCTGGCCCAGTTGTTCAACACACAATTGAAGAGCCTTGTTGAAGAGCTTCGGACAAAATTGGAAGGGTCATTATTTGTTTATGCAGATGTTTACCATATTATGGAAGATATCCTCATGAACTATAAAGACTATGGTTTGTGACATTTTGTTTTTTCGTTTCAGTAGCCAGAACTACGAAGTCATTTTGGGAATAAAAATTGTGATTTCAACGTGCAACAGGTTTTGAGAACCCTGATAGTGCATGCTGTCACGTGGCTGGTCGATTTGGAGGCTTGATTCCTTGCAATCGGAGTTCAAAAGTTTGTGAGGACCGTTCCAAGTATGTTTTCTGGGATACTTACCATCCTAGTGATGCTGCTAGTGTTCTTATCGCTGAGCGTCTCTTGAATTGTGATACTCCTGACATTTCACCTATGAACATTTTTCAGCTTTCCAAAGCCTAGTCTTATCATGGATTCTGGGAAATGGAAATTTTTTTGGAAACTAATAAAGAAATGAGTGCAAGATGTACGCAAAATCAAATCATTTATCTAACCTTTTGGACAGGAATGAGAATGACAAATGATTCTTAGTTATAACTAACACTTCAAAGTTATAGGATTGAATTAGGTAAGTTTGGAAGCAAAGAAGAGAAGttataaattcaatttcttcATTAACAAAATACTAACAACTAacatttgttgataaaaaaatataatttttaatataataattaaaagagataaaacataaacaaataactatttttaacaaTGATGAGGGAGATaaacaaatgaatataatacACACTACAAATTAAGAGGAATTTAGAGTCAATACATGTATAAAAACTCAATAATTATGCATAAATGACTTGGAACAATTGCGAAATAAATGATGTCATTGAACACTAGGCATTTGAGTTTTAccaattatctaattaaatttatcatgtCAACATTAATAGTAAAGTGAGTTTTTTTAACATGGTCAATAATACTTAAGAGAAGAACATAATTTCTTAAAGCTAAGAAAATCCgttctttgttttaatttgacACAACATTTGACTAGTAACACAAGCTTTTGAATGGATAAACTTCAATATGCTAGAAAAcgaatttaataattgttatacTTTCTTCCACGGTTAAAAGGTAAGAAGTAAATATACTCATTCTGTTTTTGGATAGATAAGGAAAGTGACATGATGAAGTATAGCAATTAATTTCAATAGGAGATTACATCAACCATTTATTGTGAGTTATGTGACAATGATAACAAGGATAAGAGGTGTAGAAAATGGTATCCTCATTATTATAGTTCTTGTGAGACCTGAGTgataagaaataataaagatGATGGGAAGAAAAAAGGCCATTGACATTACAAGTAAAAATACATTGAGGTAGTGCAATGCACTTATGATAAACCACTACACTGTAAAATTTGCATAtggtaatattttgttttgtaattaataataaaaataatataaattttggtaCAGAGGTAATAATACATGACCATATAAAGTCAGCTGTGGAAGATGATGAAGGAGAGaagttagaaaagaaaagaaaaatgatgaaagaatTATTGTAAATGGAAGAGGAAagtggaaaaagaaaatgtaaataaaaaagacattgaaaagaaaagcacGCAACAAGAAGGGCTTCCCCACAGCATCCTCACCCAACAAGAGAAGGAACCAGCCCATTCCTGTTCCTCTACCACCGAACACACGCTTTCTTTCACGTTAACCTGCGCCCCTGTTTATCCTGCGCACCCTTTCTTTTTTTCCCTTCCACACCCTTCTCTTTTCCTCTCTCCTTCTTCAGATTCGGAGCACGGCGCCCCCGGTGGGAAAGGTTCGGGTGTTGGGGGCCTAGGGTTAGGGTTTCTGAGAGATGTGGGATGCTCCAGGCATTGATGAGTCTTATCGCGCGCTGTTGGAAACCGTTCGGGCTCGGTGACGACGCCAATGCCGGAAGAGAATGCAAGGACGGCCTCCTCTGGTTCCGCGACATCGGAAGGTTCGCTGCCGGCGATTTCTCCATGGCCGTCGTCCAGGCCAACCAGGTCCTCGAGGACCAGAGCCAGATCGAGTCCGGGCCCTTCGGCACCTTCGTCGGAGTCTACGACGGCCACGGCGGCCCCGATTGTTCGCGTTATGTTTGTGATAACTTGTTCCGTAATCTCCAAGGTTAGCGATTCAATCACTCCTCCTCTCTCTCTGTCGCTCTTTTCTTATATAGTTTCACTTCAATTCTCGATCGTGAGTTTTAACTCTTTTTAGTGATTTCCgcttttcttgaatttatcTTTGCTTTTAAAAGTAGTTGTGCTTTTCAGTCTTCACAAGAGTCACGAACAGTTGAAAGGTGTGTGCTGGTTCTTATCTGTGTGGGAGCTATGTGTCTCTATCggcctctttttcttttttcttttaatattgttaCGTGTCTATGTGGAAAGTTGATGATTGTTGTGTGTTTAAGATCTTTTGGAGCCATTTGTATGTTGTTATTGTCTTAGGAGTGGTGTTTGTGCTGCAGCGATATTGGCCGAGTCACATAGTGTTGTGACTTCTGAGGTCATTCAACAGGCGTTCCAGCGGACCGAGGAGGGATTCACGGCGCTTGTTTCAGAGTTGTGGAGCTCCCGGCCGCAAATTGCAACCACTGGAACGTGTTGTTTGGTTGGAGTTATTTGTCGGCAGACGCTGTTTGTGGCGAGTCTTGGAGATTCCCGTGCTGTGTTGGGTAGGAGAGTTGGCAACACTGGTGGGATGGCTGCAATTCAGCTGTCCACCGAGCACAACGCGAATATTGAGGCTATTAGGCAGGAGCTTAAGGAATTGCACCCGGATGACCCCCAGATTGTTGTCCTGAGACATGGAGTGTGGAGAGTCAAGGGCATAATTCAGGTAATTTCTGGAAATCATGCTACATGCCAAATATTAGTTGTGGGAATTCTGTATTGAGTTTTCTGGTTGAACTTCCCTGAAGAAGGAATTTGGTTAGAGTTTTGGGTTTTGATGACTGAACCTTTCTCCTTAGGTCTCAAAAGAGAAGAGGTAGGAATAATATATGTTAACAGAATAATACATGCAtagtttatgaaaataatatatgcTAACGGACTCAAAATAATAAGTAAAGCCAGAGCCTCAGGGTATAGTTGTTTGTGTACCGTGTGTTTTCTAATTTATCTTTACcttatattattataagatatatatttatttgtggCATATTCCTCGTACAATCTATTGTTATTCCCATCCTTTATCTTCTACAACATTGTTACCAGAAATTCCTCCAAATTGCCTAATGTAAACGGAGAATTTTCATTCCGATCCATTAACTTTGAAATTGATGCATAAAAGAATCATGagattattctttttttttatagtgattCCCACATTCACCCAAGTTTAATCATATTAACTTGCGAAGACATCGTGGCTTACATCTCCTTGAAATAGGAGCAGAGACAGACTTGGGAAGTATAGTTACTGAAGCTAGGTGACAatgttttaacattttattaaacaaaagtttaattttcatatattttcattcaaaattttatactatcaatcaatcaatcaatcagaAACTACTCTTGAAATGACGTTTAAAGTGAGTATTACAAAATTTGACAATCTTACCATACTAGCTATTTAATCCAGTATAAAAAACTTTAGCGCTGTTAGTGCATTCTAATCAAATTCATTAAACAATCCCATCGAGGATAAACTGTTTTTGTTCCATCTGAAAGTGGAAATATCCTTTTTGCCCCTATAAAAGATGATTGTGGTAGAAAGAAACGTTATGAAGGAAAGAGTTGAATAGAATATCCTCGTAAAGCAAGCAACAAACAAGCCAGAAACGTATAAAAGACAATGAAGGAGATCAAGACAATAAAACTTGCTAAACTCTTTACATATCTGATTATCTGTCAGCATGCTAACTGCTCCAATTGCTAAACAAGAGTAGGCCGGTAAAGAAATCCTGCCATATGAAATGTGAGGTCTGAGAAGGGTTTTTAAAGATATCATCAGTACAGTAAATGCAATACAAGCATGATGAGTACCAGAATAGCATAGAGTTTTTCTTCCATAGTTATACCAAATGCCTTGAAACTAGTTGAATCATGAATGGAGTAGCTCCAAGTTGAGCGATTACTCCCAGGATTACTCAGTAGTATGGAGTAACCTATTTCAGATCCAAGTGGCTGTAGGAAAAATGCAATAACAAGTGAACTTTTGAATGGTGAGGCCTAGCTAGTGCTGTATGTCACATATATCAGGCAAAATTGTTCACTTGGTTCTCTGATTACGTGCACAGGTTATGATACTGCCACATGTTAAGAAACACAACAATATATACCCTGCGTACATGTATTTTATGAAGTCTGATTGACATGTGGATCCTTGAAATGTCTGTGCATTATAGGTTTAGTGTCATTAATATCATTGTTAAAAGTTCAGAAAGTGAGAGCTTGCAATATTGATTTCTATGACATGAAAATTTGATTGATAAGAAACAAAACAACGGGACAGCTTATTGAAATTATACTCACTACAGAGCCTAACATGCACCAAGAACTAATTCTGATGTGTTAGATtaatagtatataaaaaaaaacccaaGAAGAACATATCTTGTTGTTCCTATTTATAGGTCTTGTTTGGATGAACTTTTTTATAAGCATTCGTAGATCGGAAATatgaatgtaaaaatgtatTGAGCTTCTCCCATAAGCTAAAATTAACGTGTTCACTTAACATTTACAGAAGCTATTTAATCTTATTCAGAAGCTGAGGCGCATAAGTTTGTTGTGGTTTATGAGAAACTCAATTCAGTGtacctttttgttttcttctttttcaagtttttatgGATAAGTTTATCTAAATAGAGCTTTATTCTTATGACTAAGGATACACTTGTTTGCAAATTAACCTAGATGCATAAATATATTCTGCTCACGGTGcctatgttatttatattttatttgtctaTTGCCAACCATGAGACATTTGAGGCAAGTagcttaatttatgttttgtcgCGTCATCCTTGGGGTCGAGGCTGTCAAGCTGCGTTTCGCGGCCATAATTGCGACAGATCATGCAGTTTTACAAAGGTCGATGAACTTGATTTAACCTAAGggactattttttttcttttcgttaAGGTTGTGGTGGGATTAAAGAATAGAAATGAAGGAgggaaaagggaaagaaagGAAGGGTACGAGAGCGGAAAGAATGAATCTTTGAATTAAGGAAAAGAGATTGTGAAATGAAGGAAAAATGAAGTGAAAATGCGAGATAGTAATTTTTTTAGcaagattataaaataatatatttataaaatgactgaattatctttattgttataaatttattttaattaaatattaagttacaattttattattcttaatttctttttgttgtattgttattcttattcttattattatttttaatttatgatttattattattattatttttagtatcattattatcatttatgattgtttttattatttattatattatataacataattaattatgttacgTTTCATAATCTATTATCCTACATTATAAAAAGTAACACATCTTGCTGTGGATAACATTTGgggtagaaaaataaaagtaagaataaaaatgtaaatcatTTCTCCAGCTGGCTTTCAGCTAGTTGCTTTTCACGACCGCGGGTGTGAAAAACCGACACCCACTGTCCCAAATTCGTGTTCAATGTCTTTTTTAGCAAATCATCGAATACAAACATGTATTATTTGCGGGTATGATCTGCGCCTTTTCTTTGGCTGTAACAATACAATCCCAGAAACAAATAAAGTATAAGGGTAGCTTTCTCTGTTAACCTATAACCCACAATTTTCACTCCCCTCTTTTGCAAATCAGTCCTTACATTTCACATTCTGCCTCTGAACTCCCCTCTCGTCTTTCTGCATTCTGCCTCTATTTCCAGCAGTTTTTCCCTATGAGGTTTCTAGTGACACTTCCGTTGGTGCTACCAACCTAACCTTTTCTTGCTGTTTTGCAGCTTCTGCTTTGGACAACTTGGTCATGAAAGTTATCagaatatgattttaattttaggcgtttttctttatttttaagcATATATTAAATACACAATGCAATTTAAATCTACTATAGGATCAAAATAGCAGGCATTCTGCTACTGGTATCCTGCTACAGCGGTTTTAGAGGCGGGCACTCCGTACGCTCTCTGCTATTGATtactataatttgattattctaCCTTTATTTATCACTCACTTATGTACTCAAATTTAACTACTACTAATAGTTTTTTTGGTTTTCGGATGACTTTTTCTTATGTTGTTTTATCTATTTCTGGCTAATTTTTATTCTGCCTCTAGACTTTAAATCGTTTACTTTTATTGTACCTGAATCTTACTGCTCAAAATTATGACTAAGGATTCAAAAGATAGCTGAGGGATTAGTGATTCGAATCTGAATTTGATAATCTTGGTACATCATCTATATGATATacttaaagtattttttttactgtaCCTAAGTCGTACTATTCGAAATTACGATGCACGGTCCTAAAAAATAGTTTCGGAATTCATTATTTGAATATGGATTTGATAACCTTGACATATACAAGTGTAGCATTGTTAGGCATAGTTTATTTTCTAATCATTCTTTCAGGGTCTTCTGGGGAAAAGATTGCAAAGGAACccaaaaaaatagaattagTGGGCAGATTGAGAATAAGGAAAGATTGTATGAGGACCAAGGAATAAGAAAGCATGTGTTTCAGAAAAGGGAAGGAGTTTGGCTAATAGGCCGGAGGTTTTTTATGGAAACAATGTTCTCTCTATATTTTGCATGAAGGGGTTGGTTATCCCTAATTAAAGAAATGtatgagaaaattattttcattaaaaataaattattattattattattattatcatcattattattatatatgaaaaagaaagatgagTGTTGGGTGCAGGGCCTGAGAAGGAGTGTTTTAAGTTGACTATTTACTAATGTAAAAAATTTGGTACTTTACAATACTTTTTTATTCAAGAAATTCCGCATGTACTCAACTTGCTGTTGATTTGTGAATACTCCCTCACTTTCTTTTTAAGGGTAAATTTTTTAACAGACTtttgttcttattattttttattttcaaagttcAAGTTAAcgcaaattatttttttgtcaacTATATCCTTGCCAcctgtttttaaattaatttactcaTTGATCatgaaataataaatgtaaactTGTATTATATTGCTTTTCTTAGGTAATGTATATCCttaaaaagacattaaaaaagtAATGGAGATAGTATATGTTGAGTTCTTTTGTTGGTTAACTTAGCTTTCTGTGAAAAGAAACTTTTTGCATTGTTATCCTATGATAAAAAAGGAATTCAGTATTCACAAACTGTAGATATgcttttttaattcaatattctGCTGCATTCCTTTATTCAATTTTGTGATATTAATGGTTTGTGTTTTTCCAGATAACTACTGCAACCGTTAACTTATTTTTCAGTGTTACTTTCCACTCTTGTATTAATGGCTATACATACTTCCATGTTATTTGGTGCAGGTTTCTAGATCTATAGGTGACGTATATATGAAACATGCGCAGTTTAACCGGGAACCCATTAATGCGAAATTCAGACTCCCCGAACCAATGAACATGCCTTTCTTGTCTGCTAATCCAACTGTTATTTCTCATCCAATCCAACCAAATGATTCCTTCCTTATATTTGCGTCGGATGGTTTATGGGAGCACCTGAGTAATGATCAAGCAGTGGATATTGTTCACAGCAGTCCACGTGCGGTAAGATTCTTTTTTGCCTTGTGATTTTCTTGTAGTACGTAGTTGTGTCCTAGACATCACTTGGTTCATGTCGTCTTTCCGTCATCTAATACGACTACAGAATGCGGGGTTGTATTTTGAACTTGGTTAAACACATAATTCGCTTGTTAAAAGTAATCTCTGGAAATAGAGCACACATACACCGTCACTgtatcttttgttattttaatcgAATACAATTAATTACTTAATCGGTACTCCTTTGCTATTTTTTGAGCTTTGTGATGTGTGGCCACTAAGGGTGAcgatcaaataatttttttttttgtattatataataTGGATAAAAAGTGCATTAATccattttgaaatatttaaaccTTTTTCTACAGTACAATATTCAATTGTTCCacgaatataatatattctataaactaattattgtctagttttgaaatattttttctttccttatcctctttgtttactttttctcttccctGTCGTGGGACCCAAAAGAATAATTGTTATACTTGTGGTTAAAACAATCACACTGTAAACCAATCTTGGTTAACATAAATGTTAGCATTCTGGAGTCTTAATTGATTACTGTTGATGCCATTTTTGAGTATGGAATAAACCATATTAGGACAGGATTACCCATTTTTgtgattaataatttttttattgccTTTAATGCTCTTACagatttggaaaatgaaaattaaaacaaagtaGAAACTTGAGAAGATctgttaaatatgaaaaaaaaagttggatTACTTTTGATCATTAAAAGGATTGATGATCCAGAAAAATAGTGGATTGATTATTGATCAGAGGAgtaccaataaaataattgactGTCATGGTCAAACTATGCTTTTAGCTTTTTTT
Protein-coding sequences here:
- the LOC108342450 gene encoding GDSL esterase/lipase At4g16230 isoform X1; translated protein: MSFLMGIFLIGRVTFGIMFRAFMLSLLFRFGFSNDVPASFVFGDSLVDVGNNNYIVSLAKANHDPFGIDFGMPTGRFSNGKTVVDVINQKLGLDFSPPYLAPSTTGSTVLKGVNYASGAGGILNNSGEIFGGRINFDAQIDNFANTREEIISLIGAPEALNLFKKALFTVALGSNDFLDNYLTPLFSIPERLLVSPESFVATLISRLRLQLTRLFSLGARKIVVANVGPIGCIPYIRDVNLNLYDEDECVTFPNELAQLFNTQLKSLVEELRTKLEGSLFVYADVYHIMEDILMNYKDYGFENPDSACCHVAGRFGGLIPCNRSSKVCEDRSKYVFWDTYHPSDAASVLIAERLLNCDTPDISPMNIFQLSKA
- the LOC108343063 gene encoding probable protein phosphatase 2C 42 isoform X1, which gives rise to MLQALMSLIARCWKPFGLGDDANAGRECKDGLLWFRDIGRFAAGDFSMAVVQANQVLEDQSQIESGPFGTFVGVYDGHGGPDCSRYVCDNLFRNLQAILAESHSVVTSEVIQQAFQRTEEGFTALVSELWSSRPQIATTGTCCLVGVICRQTLFVASLGDSRAVLGRRVGNTGGMAAIQLSTEHNANIEAIRQELKELHPDDPQIVVLRHGVWRVKGIIQVSRSIGDVYMKHAQFNREPINAKFRLPEPMNMPFLSANPTVISHPIQPNDSFLIFASDGLWEHLSNDQAVDIVHSSPRAGSAKRLIKAALQEAARKREMRYSDLYKIDKKVRRHFHDDITVIVLFLNHDLISRGAVLNSPLTVRSALDH
- the LOC108342450 gene encoding GDSL esterase/lipase At4g16230 isoform X2, translating into MSFLMGIFLIGRVTFGIMFRAFMLSLLFRFGFSNDVPASFVFGDSLVDVGNNNYIVSLAKANHDPFGIDFGMPTGRFSNGKTVVDVINQKLGLDFSPPYLAPSTTGSTVLKGVNYASGAGGILNNSGEIFGGRINFDAQIDNFANTREEIISLIGAPEALNLFKKALFTVALGSNDFLDNYLTPLFSIPERLLVSPESFVATLISRLRLQLTRLFSLGARKIVVANVGPIGCIPYIRDVNLNLYDEDECVTFPNELAQLFNTQLKSLVEELRTKLEGSLFVYADVYHIMEDILMNYKDYGFENPDSACCHVAGRFGGLIPCNRSSKVCEDRSNFPKPSLIMDSGKWKFFWKLIKK
- the LOC108343063 gene encoding probable protein phosphatase 2C 42 isoform X2 → MPEENARTASSGSATSEGSLPAISPWPSSRPTRSSRTRARSSPGPSAPSSESTTATAAPIVRVMFVITCSVISKSSQESRTVERSGVCAAAILAESHSVVTSEVIQQAFQRTEEGFTALVSELWSSRPQIATTGTCCLVGVICRQTLFVASLGDSRAVLGRRVGNTGGMAAIQLSTEHNANIEAIRQELKELHPDDPQIVVLRHGVWRVKGIIQVSRSIGDVYMKHAQFNREPINAKFRLPEPMNMPFLSANPTVISHPIQPNDSFLIFASDGLWEHLSNDQAVDIVHSSPRAGSAKRLIKAALQEAARKREMRYSDLYKIDKKVRRHFHDDITVIVLFLNHDLISRGAVLNSPLTVRSALDH